A window of Malania oleifera isolate guangnan ecotype guangnan chromosome 2, ASM2987363v1, whole genome shotgun sequence genomic DNA:
atgattgaactcatagagtcaataatctcTTCATTTTTtgtgatgacaaatacacgagcaaaaaatgGATTATGCCTAACAAGAccccccctaagataatgcataaatTAGAATTTAGCAATATAatttacacacaatgaagttcatatacattgtagaatatgcaatatttttgctagtacaacttctcccccttttattcaaaaactattttttgctagtatatacttatatacttcttccccttttgacatcaacaaaaagatacataaaaaattgttctaacataaatatatctcatctttgtAAAAAGTTTTTCCTTATGGGTTAAAATTGTACTGTGAGAttatatccccccccccccccccgggtgaTACTCAACTTACTTCTCCTCCTTTCTAAGGTATATttgtgttgttgaatcaaatttcaatgtgaacatacacaacatttcaatttacatagacatggatagAAAATTAGTCTATAAGAGTCCAAAAATTTATGTgcgcatcaacatgtgtcatgtatccataaaaaaaattaacatgcaataaccatttGTTAATTTACATACCAAATGTGAGAAAAAAATTTAgccaaatgtgaaaattttaaccaaatgttaattttaattgaaGTTGCTCCTatttaattatgtagtctaatgtaactcTAGACAACTTCTCTACTATACATCAGaactaattcacatctaatttggataaacctatcctccgaaagtggtttcatgaatttttctacccattgttcatctgtgcatacaaactaaagtgtcacatctcctttttgcacatggtctcgaaggaaatgatgtctactttatatgtgtttagttcgtgaatgtgatataggattatTTAAGATGTTTGTTACACTtatattgtcacatcttataggaactctgttatagtgtaatccaaaatccataagttgttgctttatgcatagcgtttgagcacaacaacttccagccgctatatattctgcttcgaccgtggaaagagcaactaaattttgtttctttgaaaaccaagatactaaagaatgtcctaagaaatgacacgtGTCACTAGTACtatttctatccactttactacaagcaaaatcagcatccaaatagctaacaatctcaaatgaggtatacttaggataccataatccaagttcaatggttccaatcaggAATCTACGTAttcttttgacagctaataagtaggactctttaggtgtagcctgaaatctGGCGTACAAACATACATTAAACATTATGTCAAGCCTATTGACAGTCAGAtttagtaagctaccaatcatcccacagTAGAGCTTAACTTCTACTAGTATCTCTTGcttgtctttgtctaattttactAAAGAGCTCAAGgcgttcctagaattttaccatcttccatagtaaatcttttgagcaagtctctaatatacttcgattgatttatgaagattccatgttttgcttgtttgatctgaactcttaggaagaaattaagttcgcccatcatgctcatctcaaatttgttttgcatacaacttgcaaactcattgcacaactcttcatttgttgctccaaatatgatatcatctacatacactTGTACTAAGAGCATGTTATCATTCTTAAATTTTATAAAGAGTGTTGTATCTATcttccctctgataaatccattatctagtagaaaactgcttaggttttcatatcaagctctaggagcttgctttaaaccatacaagactttagttagtctataaatgtgattTGGATGCTTCTGGTTTTCAAAACCTTGaagttgttctacatatactttttcacttgtgtagtcatttaaaaatgtgcttttgacatccatttgatacagtttgaaatccttaaaagcatcataagctaacaacattcgaatggcttccattctaactatagATGCAAAGGTTTCGTCAAAGACTTCGGCGGGCAGCTATTCCAGCTCTGAGGCTTCATCTTCGATTCCGAGCCTAAATCAAACCAAGTTGAAGTCATCAACAATGCCATCTCCCTCCCTCACCCTCACGCTCAGACGACGACATCCCATGATACATGATTAGAAAAAATCcccactcttcttcttcttctttaacaaAGACATAATACCCACAGCCCACAAGCGCCCGGAGAACAGTCGTGTCGTGGAAGGTGTGGCAAGTTTGGTTATCTCGTTGTCGTCTGATTGGCCGCACAAATTGGTTGTCGACAAAGTGTCGAAGGCTTGTAGAGGTGGTCCATCCTGACGGAACCATGCGGTCTTCACTCTTGACGTTTACCGTTCTGGGTAACACgaggagtgtttttttttttaaatgtcattttatatgaatttttttaaaaaaatttaaaataaataaattatattttttaaaaggtaaCTTGTGACCCGTCCGTCTATTAAAACGGGCGGGTTAGGATTTGCATGGTTGTGACCTATTAACACCGACCTCGTTTACTATCCGATCCGTTTACAATTTAGCCCGTTTACAACCTGTTCAGACCCGATCCGTGAATCCATTTTGCCACTATTTAAGAAATATACGTTCCACATAGGGATTGAAGCATTCCATATAGAGCTGTGCTCTATGTTAAATCATTTGTCAACATTTCTTTTTAAACAACCGAAGTCCATgctcctttttttgtttttcacgTCACTCTCTTGATCTATTTCTAACTATAGTGATGTTCTGTATTTCCCTCACCCTTGTTGATCTATTTCAATATATACTGATATTATGCACTGTGCACTATGTACATACAAGCAAGCCATAGGATCCATAATTTTGATTTTGTTGGATAATCATAGCTCATAAGTTTTTAATCCTTTTACTATTGTAGTCACATGTATTGTTGTTTTCTTATTTGAATTTTCGAATTTTTAACTCTAATCTTgtggtattttattttattggacTCTATTACTATTGCAACGATAAAGTTGTTACCATGTGATCAGGAGGTCATGAGTTTTAAGATGAGAAAAAgccttttgtaaaaatattaGGTAAGATTGCATATTATAAACTCATCATGGTCTGCCCCTTCCTTCTACCCTGCATACATGGGAGTTTTATGCAATGGGCTGcccttttttgtttatttattggATTTGTACCATAGCAGCTTTTGTTCATAGTCGTACGCCATGGATACAACTCCAGTGTTAGTGGCTTTACCACATAAAATTTGTTAAAAGAAAGACATGTTTCAAAGTTCACGAAGTGAATTGGATTTGATTCAAAATAatgaatttttatccattttattATATTTACCTTCATATTGCACCTATTGTTTAGATGCGAGACATGTGGCAAGTGGCACCCACTCTTCAATTTTTATAAGGATGATGTTAGTGGTTATGAGACTCAACCGTCACATATTTTAACATCTAGATAATAGGCACACAGACACATGGATAAATTCCCAAAAGCATAACCAtacttttaaaattcaaattatagGTGGCAAAACGAGTCGCGATTCAACGGGTGATTCATTATCAATCCGTTTAAAATGGGTTTGAGTCTAAGAATgagtgacccatttataaatagATTAACTTGAACCCAACCCAATTAATAAACGAATTAGTTTGGATCAACTACTTACTAAGTCACTCATTTaactttttattaaaaattatatattacattatatatatatatgtataaattatgatatttgaTGTATGTATTAATGTACCatgcattttttaaataaataaagataagaTACAAATTATATAACTACATTTATTGAAATATTTAGGaggaaaaatgataaataggTTGTAAGTGTTATTTCTCAAATTTAAAatcacttttttaaaaaaaatatatttaaagagaaaaataaattaaatattaaataaatgttATTAACTCTCAGATATTAAGATATTAATGAGATAAGAATAAATgagtaaaattttttttaaaagaaaattatttctTAACGAGTACTTAATGAGCGTCTATTTATAACTCGTTTGCTGATTATATATAGGTCTGGATTTATGATTCACTTACTTATTTGTAAACGAATCAACCTAAACCCAACTCTTTTAAGTCTCAAGCATTTATAATCCAATCAAAACCTTAACCTTATGACCTGTTTTACCACTCCTAACTCAAACTCAACTATCACGTGTCACATCGAACTCAATTACATTATTGTTCAGATCTAccaataacataaaaaaaatgaCTTGAACCAAGTTCTGCTCAACCAAATTAAAACTCATCATAATGCGAATTAGATAGTTAAACCTAAAATATatcttatttgaaaatttaaaaattcgggTTAAGTAAAATTGTAGAGGCATCAAATTTGATCACATTCTCAAACCAAATCACTGcacaaacccaaaaaaaaataagtgGGACGATTCAACTAAACTCAAACTTCATCAAAATTTTTATATATCAATCTAAAATTTAAACCATGAATATAACTATGAAAATTATGACATCTTCATCATGAATTTGGACCAATGTAGGCCAATGTACTAGAGTCTATGCACGAAATTCGAAGTAATATCTATTTATTTCATGACTAAAGGCAAAGCCAATTCAATAGGGTACAAAAATACAAAAGCACTGGGGCAGCATAGGCCAGAAGTGGCCAACACAATAATTGAAAAAGCTATTATTATTCAAATGACAAAAAATAAAGTGGCCCAAAAAAGTATCCAACCAAAACATCAAAATTCAAAAATGCAGCACATGAGCAGTATACTTAACAACAGCATCTCCTGTGGTTAGATTGAAGTCATTAGTCTTGAGCTTAACATAGCCCCGAGCAAACCGGAAAAGCCCACTGCCGCCGATCACCGGCATCTCCCTCTCAGCGTCGAAAACCGGATTTCGACCGAGCACACTTATGGTACTATTGCAGTACTTGCCCTGGACAAAGACGAAGTTCATAACCATCAATAACTCCACTCGCTCTTGCGAGGCCAAGGCGTAAAATCCTTGGGCTCGTCCAATTAGCTTGGAATTAGGGCTCGGCCCGGCCGTCAACGGGTTGTCGATCATATTCACGACGCCGAACCCGTTGGCCGTGGCATTCGGGGCCGGGGGCACCACCATCATGGACGTCCGGTTTGAACCGCTCACTATATCGTGCCAGTAGAATTCAAAGACGCTCATCTTCTCGCTTCGATATCGAATTCCCTTCTTCTTTTTAACTTCGGCAAATTCGTCATTTTTTCCGGCGATCGAAGCCGAAATAAAAAGTGAGACGGAGAAAATGAAGAGGAAGGAGAGAAACTTGGCCATTGAGAATTCTGATGGAAAAAAGACCCTTTAAACAGCTTTCCCCAGAAACTCTGGAACATCAAGACCCTTTATATAAAGGGGCATTGTCATGAAGTCGTTGGCTCAATTTTGTACCTACCAAGAATGCCCATGATGCCACCGCAAGGGACTTTCTAGAAAGTAGGGGCATGTTAGTCAATTTGACTCGTACTCATTTTCTTTAGCCTCAATTCATATACGTGGCAAGCTCTGATTGGACCTTGGTATTTTTCTTGTGGAAAATAATTACAAATGGGCGGTGGAAAAAAGCTGGCGTGCGAATTCCACTGCCCTGCCAAGACGACGACGACTTTTTGACTTCAcctaatattttcatttaaaattataaaaaaaaaaacaataaaaaacgtttcctaataataaaaaattgtgtAAGAGTTACTCGCCCGTCAGTCACCGACACAGACGTACGTATGGgtgaagttgtttttttttttttttttttcagtccACGCGTGATGGGGAAGTCAAGCAAAagcttatttttctttttctttttctatttctagGGGTCTACCCCTGCCGgtcttgttttcttcttcttcttcttcttcttcttcttcccttgttcatttttttttttaaattttatttcaaatgggTAGTCGCAATTTTTATGATGTGTGTTGCGTAATTAAAGAGCACGGAGAGTGTTTGTCGTTGGTACGAGTTCGAATCTTATTTTTCGTAATCTGATATCATATGATCATTAAAAGAAGAGTTCGAGTTTGGGTTTTAATTCCTTGGTTCAAGCCCAAAGTTTGAATAGAAACTTTTTAACGCCCTAAATTGTTTTATATTGCTAATGTGATGATTTAGATTATCCCTTGTTGATTATTTAGGGCTATAGATTTTAAGGCTTGAGTTTGGGTTtgtatgaatttttgaaaaagataCAATATACTTTTGcgttattttttatttgaatccatataaatctaaatttaaaagtACATTTTTCTATACTCTCAAATCCAGTTTTAGGGTATTTTCAAAGTAAAATGAGAGTCGGTTTCATATATGAAAAAACAATAGAAAGTATTTCGGTTTATTAGTAAATAACACTAACTCATTTTTTTATATTGTAAAAGGGGTAGTCCGAGAAGGGACAAACCATTATGGGTTTATAGTATGCAACCTCACCTTACATTCGACTTTTTTGAGTCATATAGATTCGTGTTTCTTTGTATAATTTGAACCCTCTCTATTCTCGTTTTTTTGTTTTGACAAAGAAGAATGGGATAGGAGATAAAgatatatataaggatatggaATCTCAATTTCTCTTTTGAGGACACTTCTTTTAGTGGTATTATTTTCTTTGCGCCCCTTAAATGATTTGCTAATATGTTGCGCCATTGTCTTGGTCGTATGAACTGAGAGATGATCACCTCTTGGATTAATTTTACTCCCATTAAAATCAATTTGTTTCatttatgaaaaaaaagaaaagtgtCAATTTGTATTAGAGTTTAGAACTTTTTAATCTTAGTTGTGTACAAAGTCTGACATGAAATTGACGAAAACTTTGTTAATACTACAATTGAATTGTATCGTATACAGCCGTTAAAATTGAAGCGTGTAACATAAAAAAGTCatcaatttataataaaaaatcattaataataacaataataatcaaaAGCATGATGACTTGAATACtactaataatttttttctaaGACCTAGATTACACGCACACCATGTAATGAAAGCTATGATTTAAAGTATAAGAAAAATCACATTCAACAATAATGATAAGTCGTAAAGCTAGCTAGCAAGCTAGGATTTCATGGTATGAAGCATGAAGCAATTGAtgactttttcaaaatcatttttcttaATAATCAGACGTTTTTTATGTACTTATTAAGTATTACACCAGATATCCAAACATTATTATTGggcttcaaaattatttttttagtagTCGAACGTTTCTGGGTAATTTTCAAATGTTGAATATTAAAAGAAGCAAGGAAATGATGctagataattttttttaaggtttaagtcctaaattaaaaatttatctatatatatatatatatatatatatatatatatatatatattatgtagaGGCTTAAAATATTTCCAACAAAGTATTTACAAACTTACAGAATATTTCCGACAAAGTATTTACAAACTTACggatattaatttatttcttaaaatgatttgtcgcataaaatggttttttttttccttaaaaaaatacATAGCTACCAAACTTTTTTTTGAATCATATTTTCCATGCAACTATAAATAAATCCCGAAGAAGAATTAAGTGAAAAAAGAAATGCCATGTGCATAAAATTAAAATGTCTTACATTTACCATTGACTTGAACATTAAG
This region includes:
- the LOC131149926 gene encoding dirigent protein 19-like; translation: MAKFLSFLFIFSVSLFISASIAGKNDEFAEVKKKKGIRYRSEKMSVFEFYWHDIVSGSNRTSMMVVPPAPNATANGFGVVNMIDNPLTAGPSPNSKLIGRAQGFYALASQERVELLMVMNFVFVQGKYCNSTISVLGRNPVFDAEREMPVIGGSGLFRFARGYVKLKTNDFNLTTGDAVVKYTAHVLHF